A single window of Salvia splendens isolate huo1 chromosome 8, SspV2, whole genome shotgun sequence DNA harbors:
- the LOC121743416 gene encoding uncharacterized protein LOC121743416 isoform X4, producing the protein METGSGLSDGDYVSLGWHEKNDLKVVISYLRSNEKVSRIGLWGRSMGAVTSLLYGAEDPSIAGMVLDSAFSNLFNLMLELADVYKIRLPKFTVKMALQYMRRVIQKKAKFDITRLDCIQVAPKTFIPAMFGHAKDDKFVQSQHSDAIYNSYAGDKNIIKFDGDHNSSRPQFYYDSVSIFFYNVLHPPHPPSSYSTKIEKYYDLGDVKVGTGVEENILYEIIAGLRNVSADAPSSSAAPRSISSTKSVGELLSDIAPVCNDALTSEEADLKILNGSGTSPPEDKQAGQNEECCSYTSSNRESWGRCSSLGSDDLPSMETSISNSDQTTIKVLATPLRNPGQNTLESPKDDTKKKKKNKASSSTKKSKREKFEKLEALSQRIRLCILKRVNHRRNCST; encoded by the exons ATGGAAACAG GTTCTGGCTTGTCTGATGGAGATTACGTTAGTCTTGGGTGGCATGAG AAAAATGATCTCAAGGTTGTGATATCGTATTTGCGGAGCAATGAGAAAGTGTCTCGCATTGGCCTTTGGGGAAGATCAATGGGTGCAGTTACAAG CCTTCTATATGGAGCAGAAGACCCTTCTATAGCTGGAATGGTGCTGGACAGTGCCTTCTCTAATTTGTTCAATCTGATGCTGGAACTTGCAGATGTGTACAAAATCCGGCTTCCCAAATTCACA GTCAAGATGGCTCTTCAGTACATGCGACGAGTAATACAGAAGAAAGCCAAATTTGATATCACACGACTTGATTGCATACAG GTAGCTCCCAAGACATTTATTCCTGCTATGTTTGGGCATGCGAAAGATGACAAATTTGTCCAATCTCAGCATTCTGATGCTATCTATAATTCGTATGCG GGTGATAAAAATATTATCAAATTTGACGGTGACCACAACTCATCGCGGCCTCAATTTTATTATGATTCTGTGTCAATATTTTTCTATAATGTCCTCcatcctcctcatcctccatctTCATATTCGACAAAGATTGAGAAATACTATGATCTGGGAGACGTTAAAGTTGGTACTGGTGTGGAAGAG AATATTCTATATGAGATAATAGCTGGGCTTCGCAATGTAAGTGCTGATGCACCTAGTTCTTCTGCTGCACCTCGTAGCATTTCATCTACAAAATCTGTGGGGGAACTACTCTCTGACATAGCTCCCGTATGTAAT GATGCTTTGACTTCTGAGGAAGCTGATCTCAAGATTCTCAACGGCAGTGGCACATCACCTCCAGAG gACAAGCAAGCAGGCCAAAATGAAGAGTGTTGCTCCTACACGAGCTCAAACAGAGAAAGTTGGGGAAGATGCTCGTCTCTGGGCAGTGATGATCTACCTTCTATGGAGACAAGCATCAGTAACTCCGACCAG ACAACTATAAAGGTCCTTGCCACGCCCCTTCGAAATCCAGGACAAAATACACTAGAGTCTCCAAAGGACGAcacaaagaagaagaaaaagaacaaAGCTAGTTCGAGCACAAAAAAGTCGAAACGGGAGAAATTTGAAAAGCTGGAGGCTCTAAGCCAGCGCATTCGTCTTTGCATCTTGAAGAGAGTTAATCATAGGAGAAACTGCTCGACATGA
- the LOC121743416 gene encoding uncharacterized protein LOC121743416 isoform X3: MLRQLSNERGHTLKCSHYAPSQVPDGSPLPCVIYCHGNSGCRADANEAAVVLLPSNITVFTLDFSGSGLSDGDYVSLGWHEKNDLKVVISYLRSNEKVSRIGLWGRSMGAVTSLLYGAEDPSIAGMVLDSAFSNLFNLMLELADVYKIRLPKFTVKMALQYMRRVIQKKAKFDITRLDCIQVAPKTFIPAMFGHAKDDKFVQSQHSDAIYNSYAGDKNIIKFDGDHNSSRPQFYYDSVSIFFYNVLHPPHPPSSYSTKIEKYYDLGDVKVGTGVEENILYEIIAGLRNVSADAPSSSAAPRSISSTKSVGELLSDIAPVCNDALTSEEADLKILNGSGTSPPEDKQAGQNEECCSYTSSNRESWGRCSSLGSDDLPSMETSISNSDQTTIKVLATPLRNPGQNTLESPKDDTKKKKKNKASSSTKKSKREKFEKLEALSQRIRLCILKRVNHRRNCST; this comes from the exons ATGTTGAGGCAA CTTAGTAATGAAAGGGGTCATACCTTAAAATGTAGCCATTATGCTCCTTCACAAGTCCCAGATGGTTCGCCTCTCCCTTGTGTAATATATTGCCATGGAAACAG CGGATGTCGGGCAGATGCAAATGAAGCAGCTGTAGTTCTCTTGCCTTCAAATATCACAGTGTTCACCCTTGATTTTTCAGGTTCTGGCTTGTCTGATGGAGATTACGTTAGTCTTGGGTGGCATGAG AAAAATGATCTCAAGGTTGTGATATCGTATTTGCGGAGCAATGAGAAAGTGTCTCGCATTGGCCTTTGGGGAAGATCAATGGGTGCAGTTACAAG CCTTCTATATGGAGCAGAAGACCCTTCTATAGCTGGAATGGTGCTGGACAGTGCCTTCTCTAATTTGTTCAATCTGATGCTGGAACTTGCAGATGTGTACAAAATCCGGCTTCCCAAATTCACA GTCAAGATGGCTCTTCAGTACATGCGACGAGTAATACAGAAGAAAGCCAAATTTGATATCACACGACTTGATTGCATACAG GTAGCTCCCAAGACATTTATTCCTGCTATGTTTGGGCATGCGAAAGATGACAAATTTGTCCAATCTCAGCATTCTGATGCTATCTATAATTCGTATGCG GGTGATAAAAATATTATCAAATTTGACGGTGACCACAACTCATCGCGGCCTCAATTTTATTATGATTCTGTGTCAATATTTTTCTATAATGTCCTCcatcctcctcatcctccatctTCATATTCGACAAAGATTGAGAAATACTATGATCTGGGAGACGTTAAAGTTGGTACTGGTGTGGAAGAG AATATTCTATATGAGATAATAGCTGGGCTTCGCAATGTAAGTGCTGATGCACCTAGTTCTTCTGCTGCACCTCGTAGCATTTCATCTACAAAATCTGTGGGGGAACTACTCTCTGACATAGCTCCCGTATGTAAT GATGCTTTGACTTCTGAGGAAGCTGATCTCAAGATTCTCAACGGCAGTGGCACATCACCTCCAGAG gACAAGCAAGCAGGCCAAAATGAAGAGTGTTGCTCCTACACGAGCTCAAACAGAGAAAGTTGGGGAAGATGCTCGTCTCTGGGCAGTGATGATCTACCTTCTATGGAGACAAGCATCAGTAACTCCGACCAG ACAACTATAAAGGTCCTTGCCACGCCCCTTCGAAATCCAGGACAAAATACACTAGAGTCTCCAAAGGACGAcacaaagaagaagaaaaagaacaaAGCTAGTTCGAGCACAAAAAAGTCGAAACGGGAGAAATTTGAAAAGCTGGAGGCTCTAAGCCAGCGCATTCGTCTTTGCATCTTGAAGAGAGTTAATCATAGGAGAAACTGCTCGACATGA
- the LOC121743416 gene encoding uncharacterized protein LOC121743416 isoform X1 → MIDQFINFVIRPPRAHYNPDQYLWEKDFTLAGRKYNREDVELSNERGHTLKCSHYAPSQVPDGSPLPCVIYCHGNSGCRADANEAAVVLLPSNITVFTLDFSGSGLSDGDYVSLGWHEKNDLKVVISYLRSNEKVSRIGLWGRSMGAVTSLLYGAEDPSIAGMVLDSAFSNLFNLMLELADVYKIRLPKFTVKMALQYMRRVIQKKAKFDITRLDCIQVAPKTFIPAMFGHAKDDKFVQSQHSDAIYNSYAGDKNIIKFDGDHNSSRPQFYYDSVSIFFYNVLHPPHPPSSYSTKIEKYYDLGDVKVGTGVEENILYEIIAGLRNVSADAPSSSAAPRSISSTKSVGELLSDIAPVCNDALTSEEADLKILNGSGTSPPEDKQAGQNEECCSYTSSNRESWGRCSSLGSDDLPSMETSISNSDQTTIKVLATPLRNPGQNTLESPKDDTKKKKKNKASSSTKKSKREKFEKLEALSQRIRLCILKRVNHRRNCST, encoded by the exons AGCTCATTACAACCCAGATCAATATCTATGGGAAAAGGATTTTACTCTGGCAGGAAGGAAGTACAATAGAGAAGATGTTGAG CTTAGTAATGAAAGGGGTCATACCTTAAAATGTAGCCATTATGCTCCTTCACAAGTCCCAGATGGTTCGCCTCTCCCTTGTGTAATATATTGCCATGGAAACAG CGGATGTCGGGCAGATGCAAATGAAGCAGCTGTAGTTCTCTTGCCTTCAAATATCACAGTGTTCACCCTTGATTTTTCAGGTTCTGGCTTGTCTGATGGAGATTACGTTAGTCTTGGGTGGCATGAG AAAAATGATCTCAAGGTTGTGATATCGTATTTGCGGAGCAATGAGAAAGTGTCTCGCATTGGCCTTTGGGGAAGATCAATGGGTGCAGTTACAAG CCTTCTATATGGAGCAGAAGACCCTTCTATAGCTGGAATGGTGCTGGACAGTGCCTTCTCTAATTTGTTCAATCTGATGCTGGAACTTGCAGATGTGTACAAAATCCGGCTTCCCAAATTCACA GTCAAGATGGCTCTTCAGTACATGCGACGAGTAATACAGAAGAAAGCCAAATTTGATATCACACGACTTGATTGCATACAG GTAGCTCCCAAGACATTTATTCCTGCTATGTTTGGGCATGCGAAAGATGACAAATTTGTCCAATCTCAGCATTCTGATGCTATCTATAATTCGTATGCG GGTGATAAAAATATTATCAAATTTGACGGTGACCACAACTCATCGCGGCCTCAATTTTATTATGATTCTGTGTCAATATTTTTCTATAATGTCCTCcatcctcctcatcctccatctTCATATTCGACAAAGATTGAGAAATACTATGATCTGGGAGACGTTAAAGTTGGTACTGGTGTGGAAGAG AATATTCTATATGAGATAATAGCTGGGCTTCGCAATGTAAGTGCTGATGCACCTAGTTCTTCTGCTGCACCTCGTAGCATTTCATCTACAAAATCTGTGGGGGAACTACTCTCTGACATAGCTCCCGTATGTAAT GATGCTTTGACTTCTGAGGAAGCTGATCTCAAGATTCTCAACGGCAGTGGCACATCACCTCCAGAG gACAAGCAAGCAGGCCAAAATGAAGAGTGTTGCTCCTACACGAGCTCAAACAGAGAAAGTTGGGGAAGATGCTCGTCTCTGGGCAGTGATGATCTACCTTCTATGGAGACAAGCATCAGTAACTCCGACCAG ACAACTATAAAGGTCCTTGCCACGCCCCTTCGAAATCCAGGACAAAATACACTAGAGTCTCCAAAGGACGAcacaaagaagaagaaaaagaacaaAGCTAGTTCGAGCACAAAAAAGTCGAAACGGGAGAAATTTGAAAAGCTGGAGGCTCTAAGCCAGCGCATTCGTCTTTGCATCTTGAAGAGAGTTAATCATAGGAGAAACTGCTCGACATGA
- the LOC121743416 gene encoding uncharacterized protein LOC121743416 isoform X2, translating into MIDQFINFVIRPPRAHYNPDQYLWEKDFTLAGRKYNREDVELSNERGHTLKCSHYAPSQVPDGSPLPCVIYCHGNSGCRADANEAAVVLLPSNITVFTLDFSGSGLSDGDYVSLGWHEKNDLKVVISYLRSNEKVSRIGLWGRSMGAVTSLLYGAEDPSIAGMVLDSAFSNLFNLMLELADVYKIRLPKFTVKMALQYMRRVIQKKAKFDITRLDCIQVAPKTFIPAMFGHAKDDKFVQSQHSDAIYNSYAGDKNIIKFDGDHNSSRPQFYYDSVSIFFYNVLHPPHPPSSYSTKIEKYYDLGDVKVGTGVEENILYEIIAGLRNVSADAPSSSAAPRSISSTKSVGELLSDIAPDALTSEEADLKILNGSGTSPPEDKQAGQNEECCSYTSSNRESWGRCSSLGSDDLPSMETSISNSDQTTIKVLATPLRNPGQNTLESPKDDTKKKKKNKASSSTKKSKREKFEKLEALSQRIRLCILKRVNHRRNCST; encoded by the exons AGCTCATTACAACCCAGATCAATATCTATGGGAAAAGGATTTTACTCTGGCAGGAAGGAAGTACAATAGAGAAGATGTTGAG CTTAGTAATGAAAGGGGTCATACCTTAAAATGTAGCCATTATGCTCCTTCACAAGTCCCAGATGGTTCGCCTCTCCCTTGTGTAATATATTGCCATGGAAACAG CGGATGTCGGGCAGATGCAAATGAAGCAGCTGTAGTTCTCTTGCCTTCAAATATCACAGTGTTCACCCTTGATTTTTCAGGTTCTGGCTTGTCTGATGGAGATTACGTTAGTCTTGGGTGGCATGAG AAAAATGATCTCAAGGTTGTGATATCGTATTTGCGGAGCAATGAGAAAGTGTCTCGCATTGGCCTTTGGGGAAGATCAATGGGTGCAGTTACAAG CCTTCTATATGGAGCAGAAGACCCTTCTATAGCTGGAATGGTGCTGGACAGTGCCTTCTCTAATTTGTTCAATCTGATGCTGGAACTTGCAGATGTGTACAAAATCCGGCTTCCCAAATTCACA GTCAAGATGGCTCTTCAGTACATGCGACGAGTAATACAGAAGAAAGCCAAATTTGATATCACACGACTTGATTGCATACAG GTAGCTCCCAAGACATTTATTCCTGCTATGTTTGGGCATGCGAAAGATGACAAATTTGTCCAATCTCAGCATTCTGATGCTATCTATAATTCGTATGCG GGTGATAAAAATATTATCAAATTTGACGGTGACCACAACTCATCGCGGCCTCAATTTTATTATGATTCTGTGTCAATATTTTTCTATAATGTCCTCcatcctcctcatcctccatctTCATATTCGACAAAGATTGAGAAATACTATGATCTGGGAGACGTTAAAGTTGGTACTGGTGTGGAAGAG AATATTCTATATGAGATAATAGCTGGGCTTCGCAATGTAAGTGCTGATGCACCTAGTTCTTCTGCTGCACCTCGTAGCATTTCATCTACAAAATCTGTGGGGGAACTACTCTCTGACATAGCTCCC GATGCTTTGACTTCTGAGGAAGCTGATCTCAAGATTCTCAACGGCAGTGGCACATCACCTCCAGAG gACAAGCAAGCAGGCCAAAATGAAGAGTGTTGCTCCTACACGAGCTCAAACAGAGAAAGTTGGGGAAGATGCTCGTCTCTGGGCAGTGATGATCTACCTTCTATGGAGACAAGCATCAGTAACTCCGACCAG ACAACTATAAAGGTCCTTGCCACGCCCCTTCGAAATCCAGGACAAAATACACTAGAGTCTCCAAAGGACGAcacaaagaagaagaaaaagaacaaAGCTAGTTCGAGCACAAAAAAGTCGAAACGGGAGAAATTTGAAAAGCTGGAGGCTCTAAGCCAGCGCATTCGTCTTTGCATCTTGAAGAGAGTTAATCATAGGAGAAACTGCTCGACATGA